A single Biomphalaria glabrata chromosome 2, xgBioGlab47.1, whole genome shotgun sequence DNA region contains:
- the LOC129924844 gene encoding transcription factor mef2A-like, whose translation MLNARVLNSIINWHPITENWHPITENWHPITENWHPITENWHPITENWHQITENWHPITENWHPIIENWHPITENCNIINISNTATSKIQQHHHHSNINNTATSTVQQHQQHSNINKLATSTTQQHHQHSNISNTATSKIQQHHHHSNINNTATSQHQQHSNIKNTAAATVQQNQQHSNIKNTATSSSQQHEQYSNIIITATSTIQQQQQYSNTNNTATSTTQQHQQHSNINNTASSTTQQHQQYNINSTATSTTQQHKQHHHHSNIINTTTSTVQQHQQIINIDNTATSTNQQHQQYSNINITTSTSQQHQQHININNTATSTVQ comes from the exons ATGCTCAACGCAAGGGTTCTCAATTCTATAATc AACTGGCACCCAATCACTGAGAACTGGCACCCAATCACTGAGAACTGGCACCCAATCACTGAGAACTGGCACCCAATCACTGAGAACTGGCACCCAATCACTGAGAACTGGCACCAAATCACTGAGAACTGGCACCCAATCACTGAGAACTGGCACCCAATCATTGAGAACTGGCACCCAATCACTGAGAactg CAACATCATCAACATCAGCAACACAGCAACATCAAAAATACAGCAACATCATCATCACAGCAACATCAACAACACAGCAACATCAACAgtacaacaacatcaacaacatagCAACATCAACAAATTAGCAACATCGACAACACAGCAACATCATCAACACAGCAACATCAGCAACACAGCAACATCAAAAATACAGCAACATCATCATCACAGCAACATCAACAACACAGCAACATCA CAACATCAACAACACAGCAACATCAAAAACACAGCAGCAGCAACAGTACAACAAAATCAACAACACAGCAACATCAAAAATACAGCAACATCATCATCACAGCAACATGAACAATACAGCAACATCATCATCACAGCAACATCAacaatacaacaacaacaacagtacAGCAACACCAACAACACAGCAACATCAACAACACAGCAGCATCAACAACACAGCAACATCAACAACACAGCATCATCAACAACACAGCAACATCAACAATACAACATCAACAGTACAGCAACATCAACAACACAGCAACATAAACAACATCATCATCACAGCAACATCATCAAtacaacaacatcaacagtACAGCAACATCAACAAATCATCAACATCGACAACACAGCAACATCAACAAATCAGCAACATCAACAGTACAGTAACATAAACATTACAACATCAACATCACAGCAACATCAACAACACATCAACATAAACAACACAGCAACATCAACAGTTCagtaa
- the LOC129924430 gene encoding zinc finger protein 239-like, whose product MADHTGGKLSQCSMCNDLFLISTNANLCTSYENLCLLCKQITLGEFSFNREGLAEDKKFQCALCNQRFDILYEMKKHLTKHVQEISIKSSVHSPILSLPAALKVQFTFNNKVVTLATDVSGKETVHDSKLKKQELTLTDIKLYTCNLCDKNFSSNSHLKRHITIHSGDKPYKCSACSKGFSDSSTLHKHSRVHMEGKCFTCKFCDKEFGDRTSLKQHESFHLGGRPYHCPDCGKDFTHRSALRTHRFIHRSDKPFKCQQCDRQFSQNAHLKDHQLVHTREKRFQCDLCHKMFTLEYALKRHHKIHTGEKTFQCQRCLKFFSRIDHLREHLIIHTGEKPFECEVCKKTFSHNSNLKKHYLVHFKN is encoded by the coding sequence ATGGCTGATCACACAGGGGGAAAATTGTCTCAGTGTTCGATGTGCAATGATCTATTCCTCATAAGTACAAATGCAAACTTGTGCACATCCTATGAAAATCTCTGTTTACTATGTAAACAGATAACTCTTGGAGAATTTTCATTTAATCGAGAAGGACTTGCAGAAGATAAAAAATTTCAATGTGCCCTCTGCAATCAAAGATTTGACATTCTTTATGAAATGAAGaaacatttaacaaaacatGTCCAGGAAATCTCAATCAAGTCATCTGTACATAGCCCCATTTTATCTCTGCCAGCTGCTCTCAAAGTtcagtttacatttaataaCAAAGTTGTCACATTGGCAACTGATGTTTCTGGAAAGGAGACCGTGCATGACTCAAAGCTAAAAAAACAGGAACTGACACTTACGGATATAAAATTGTATACCTGCAATCTCTGTGATAAAAATTTTTCCTCCAATTCACATTTGAAGAGGCACATCACCATTCACTCCGGTGACAAGCCGTATAAATGTTCAGCTTGCTCCAAAGGTTTTTCGGATAGTTCAACTCTGCATAAGCATTCCCGAGTGCATATGGAAGGAAAGTGTTTTACATGCAAATTTTGTGATAAAGAGTTTGGAGATAGGACCAGCTTAAAGCAGCATGAATCTTTTCACTTAGGGGGAAGACCATACCATTGCCCGGACTGTGGTAAAGACTTTACACACAGGTCAGCGCTGAGAACACATCGATTCATCCACAGGAGTGATAAACCTTTCAAATGTCAACAATGCGATAGACAGTTCTCTCAGAATGCACACTTAAAGGATCaccaactggtccacacaagaGAGAAACGTTTTCAGTGCGACTTGTGtcataaaatgtttacactgGAATATGCACTTAAAAGGCACCATAAAATTCACACTGGGGAGAAGACGTTTCAGTGCCAGAGGTGCCTGAAATTTTTTTCTCGAATTGATCATCTCAGGGAACACCTAATTATTCACACAGGAGAAAAGCCGTTTGAGTGTGAGGTTTGCAAGAAGACATTTTCtcataactcaaatttgaaaaaacattatttagtgCATTTCAAGAATTGA